DNA from Lagenorhynchus albirostris chromosome 3, mLagAlb1.1, whole genome shotgun sequence:
aaaagttgttgcctcttagtgtttttttttaaggaagagtcAAGTTGCTAATTAAAGTTCTAGTAGGAAAACTGATAGAGGGCAACTTTGGAGAGGCTTATGCTCAGTACATATTCTATATAACTTTTCACGGAGGGAGCTAAATATCTCTTCTTTACTTTATGGTGAATTTATTATACAATTATCCGTGTAGCAAGAGAGGGGAAGGACACGGAGATCCACCATACCCAGTATTTCACTTGTCACATCTTGTGTTTGCAACTCAAACACTTGTGGCTTGACTTGCTACCTCGAGGAGCAAGACTATGCATTTAGCAAATTTGTGATGAGTGGATAAGATTAATGACTTCAAAGTTTTTAAAGTCCTCAGTCTGAAGGCTGGCTCTGATCCTGGTtaagtcatttaacttttttcagcctcatctctaaaatgggcacAGTATCATTTAAGTCAAGGGGGTTCTTTTaaggattaaatttaaaaattaaattaaattaattagaaaatgaaaaaagtggCTAGCATGTAATAGGAATTCAAATCATAGCTATTTCTGTTCCTTCTTGACAACTGGAGACAGATTAGACAGTAGGCTGAGAGAAGGGATGTGAGGGGCTCAACACCCTGCCCCTACTTCATCTCTCACCAAGACACACACCACAGGTGAGCCTTCTCTCTAAATcagttttcctttaaattctGGTATTGTTAACAAAACCTCGTATTtagtgtgcacttaaaaatgcTAACAATTTAACTGCAAAGCACTTTATACAACTGGAAAATGGCATAGCTAGAATCCAATACCAGAGCCCTGGCTCTGAATCACGCTGCTTTATTGACATTCCTTTAAGTTGCTAAATCTCAGTTAGATCCCCTAAGCCCTAAGATCTGGGGATAGAAATTTCTTACCCTGTCAAAGCCCAGAACCAAACACAATGAGCTTTCTTTACCTCAGTTGCTGTGCTTGAATGCACAAGCCCTACGCCTTCATCCAAAGTGTCATCATTTGGAGAGGGGCGCCGAGCGTAAGTTCTTCTGTGCTTCTCATCTACTCGAACTAGGTACCATGTTCCTTCAAAGAGTGAGTCTATTGAACTCTGGGGAATATAGCTGACTAAAGGAAAGGCGGAGAATGTGAAAAATTAGTTATGACATACAGCTCATCTGGTaataaaactaaagataaaatttGCTATTTCCCCATAATTTTCACCAACATCAGGTACGTAACTGAATCCCGCCTAGATATCTGGACTAATCTGACACATCACATGTTGAATGCTATTAGAGCCCTCCAATAGGCTTCTGGGTATGTATtaacaatttaatatttttacccAAGTGATGAGTGTCCTCTCGGAGCTTCATGTTTTCAGCAAAGACATCTGGTGCCACGCAAGTTCTTGAGTCAAGCCTTGATTTAAGATCACACAAGCTTGCTATTATTTTATCAAGAGCAGACCCTAAAACAGCAAATAATTCCAacattaaaagactaaaaatagcaTGCCACAAAGCCTGAACAAAATGTtgccaaatgaaaaaaacaactttgcATTTCTTCAGAACTACTGGCTATTGTTTAGTTAAAAGATAAGCTGTTATTTATTTGGCACAGCTTCCGCTGACCTCTCACTAAACGTTTGTTCCGTATCAGCCAGTAGACAAGCTAGGAAATAGGTGGGATTTGAAACTATAAATAACTTGTCTACAGTCAACCTACAGTACAGTTTTAGAGTAATGCCAAGTCTTCCATCagtttttctccatatttttgctCCTCCCTGCTCAGGGAAGGCACAAAAGTGTCCTTAAATACAGCTAAGACCATACCCTTATAAACATTAGACAACTCAGTAAACCAACCAAGAAATGACCTGGTATTATTCACTCATATGATCAGACTCAATCATTGGTGTGAAGACTCAAAAGCCACCTGCCTTAAATAGGTATGCTTCCCTTTCTCTACCTACGTCCCCTGGCTacatatcctttaaaaatgagataaaagagaaaataaagttactTGCCAAAGAAGGAAAAGTCACACTAtgccattagaaaaaaaaagtttcagctgattatacatttttttctgacttggaaggaaggaaagctaTTCTGACTCAGACATAATCCTGCCCTTTACCCAGTTAAGGCAGATTTTCAGAGAGTATGTTGAAAGAAGTAATGAAGATTAAAATGTCATAATGATCTACGGGACAGATTCAAGCACTCACTTGAGAAGCCTGCTAAGTCAACCTTACCACAGTAGGTTCTCAAGACATTCTTGTTGAAAGACTCAGCACTTACCTGGTGTGGCATCTTGTGTAACTTTGAGGGAGTACAGAGTGGCAGCTAAACCAGAACCATAAGAGAACACACCAATCCTCTTTCCTGCCAGCTGCTGAGGTGCGTACCTGtgtaggagggaaaaaaaacattaaaaagcttAACTGATCCAACTACAATGGGTGGAAAACCACGAGTTGGAATGAAATTCATCCTAGGCCTAGGGATCTAATCTAAAGCTTTACTATTACAGTAAGCAGACTGAAAACAAGAATTCTTATCTCTCTGGGAATGATGGGGTTTTTGAAAGTTATCATGTCCTAATGTAAGTTATTTGCCAACTGGGGTTCAACTGTAGGTCAAGAATAATaaaaccaggacttccctggtggtgcagtgattaagaattcacctgccaatgcaggggacatgggttcaagccctggtctgggaagatcccacatgctgcagagcaactaagctcatgcgccacaactactgagactgtgctctagagcccgcgagccacaactagtgagcccacgtgccacaactactaaagcccgtgctctgcaataagagaagccaccgcaatgagaagcctgcgcactgcaacaaaaagtagcccccactcaccgcaactagagaaagcctgcatgcagcaacaaagacccaacacagccaaaaaataataaataaataaatttattttaaaaaaaaggaataataaggCCATGAGAACAATAGTCAGGAAAGCAAGTATGAAATTAAATACTCTGGAATAATTGTACCCTCATCCCATATGTCCTTCAAGTCAATAGACAATAGGCTAGAGAGCCTGGAAATAAAATACCATTCTGCGACCTGCCACCAACATGCCTGACACCAGATCTGGTCTTAGAAATCTAACATCTCCGAACGAGGGGAGTGAATCAGCGGAAATTTATACTTACTGTGCAAGAACGGAAGCAAGGGAGCCATACACTGAGGATGTGTacatatttccattttgatttgaCACAAGCAAAGATGCCTTTGTTTTCTGATTGAAGAGTTCTGAACTAGCCTTCATAAATGCCTTTTCCACATCTCTATCGAAGTAGGTATCTTCTAACTTAACATCCCTGaaagatttagaaaaaagaaaatcttacgTTATTCAAAGACTGTATTTTTATCATATTACTTAGTGGACCTAACTATAAGTGTGTATGATTCTGATTTCCCATTTATTAAAAACCAAGTAGCAGTATGCTAATTGCTAGgtaagatataacagttgtacaTATATTGTCCTTTTTCTGAAAGgtttttaatcaaattaaaacaacataatTCGAATGGGTTAATAACCCACTAAAGCTGTCATCACCAAACAGAATATACTACTATTTCAAGTCCATAATAATGTCCATTTAGTTAGAAAAGTCACATTATAGGAGCCAAGTCTTAAAAAGTTGAATAGAATTttatcagaaggagaagagacacaggaaaggagaaacagaatgaGTCTAACAGGTATAGCATACTAGGAGGCCCTAGAAGTGGGGAAAACGTGGAAGGAGTATGAAAGCAGACGTCAGCAGTGGCTATGTGCAGGATGGATACGGGTACAGGGGCTcgggagaggcagggagaagagTTAAGAGGCTGCTCTATAAATACAGACACTTGTGGGGCTATATTATTATGGTGACAATGGCAACAGATctaaaaagaggaaatcagaaaatctgAGTAGAAATGACTAAAGAATTCATGTAGGTAAGCGACCACCTCTCTGGGACTCAGCTTCTTCAGTGATTACATAAATAGGTTAGACAAGATGACTTCTTTTGACTAAAATTTTCATGTCTGTACAAATATTGGTTTCACAGATATAAAAAATACTCTCACatataagggaaaaaatcataattcCTCTTACCCAAAGGCTTCCAGGCCACTATAGATACTATTTTTATCTCTGTTCTGGTCATTAAGGAAGTCATTCAGCAACATCCGAGCTACAGATTTCTGAACCAGTTTACAATAGGGTGAGTGGAAGATCATGAAACCAAAATCATTCAAGGTGAAATCTCTATCATTTCCCTCTGAAAGAGAAATCCAAAGAAATTATGAAATTCATTTAAGCCACTGACTTTTGAAGTTTGATTTTAGAACAGGGTTGGgatgtttttatatctttaagCAGCAACCAAAAATACACTGTATAATGAAATATCTctatagtttaaaatgtttatcaaaaAGACATCTAGAAATAGAACAATATACACTACTGTATTACTGGTTTTCAAACTGAACTATCACAACCCATTAGTGGGTTGTGTAATCAATTTAGTGGGTCAGGgccagtatatatttttttaaccttaataattaagaggtttttgtttgtttgtttgtgttttgtttttaatgaaacagACTAGAATAGAAAATAGCAAACTGTGTAACCCGCAGCATGGGCAGGAAATTTCATGACACTTTAGTTTCCATTTAACTGCACATACAATGTAAAGGATACGTTTTACTGTGGGTCCTagtaaaaagttagaaaatcatTGTATTGTTAAATACTGGCAAACAGTATGATATTTTACATACTTCAAGAATGCTTCTTATGCAAAGCCACTATGTTACCTAATATCTGttattgaatattatttttaccCCAAAGTTGGACTATGGAAAAAGCATACTTTATATGATATGGTGTGTTTTAATAGCAGTAATTCGAATACTGTCCTTCTCAGCACCTCAAGAACTTTCTCAGGGTTAAAGATGGAGATTGATGATGACACTAAAAAAGCAAGTATGAATTCACAGCTCAAGTGCAAAAAGACTATGTGGGCAGGGGGATCACTTCggtataatttattttcattagagTTTTCTTCAGATCACAGTTGCAAACTAAAACCTTGTGAGAATACCTCTCTCAGAATATGTACAAAATTCAAGTTACTTTCTTTTACCCTGCTTTTGATTTTCTTACTGGGGTAAGTCATCCTaagtatttttatagaaatacacTACATTTGGAAAGTTTACCTGTTCTCTTAAATTACACATTCCCAGAAACTATGGGAAAACTATGCTATTTGGTGGGTGAGAAAGAAATGGTTTAAGGAGACACTAATGAAGGATGCCCAAGAAGCAGTTTCTCACTAAAGACAGTCGGCACATTATACTGCCTTCAACAGATAACAAAACCGAGGAAAATAGATAAAGCCCACCTTTCTGCCACTGGGCATAGATCTTCTTGCGGTAGACAGAATAGCAGCGGTCTAATGCACTGAGGTAGCACTGAATGGACAGTTTTCCATCTACTATAGGATACTCAGAAAGCATATCAGGCTTGTAAAAGTCATAGGCATGTTGCATATGTGTCCCACGAAGTCCtattagaacaaaaaagaaagaggtcCATGTATCTCTGCTTTCTGATGTATGTTAGTAAGCATATTGCATCATCTGGGAACTTCCCTTTAATCTAGTCAACTCACTACTCACAGAAGAGAAGTCACAAGGTGAAACCAATATGTAATTCAAATGAAGCATAACAGTATCCACGGACAGGCCTAAGACTCTTTGGATATACAACATTTTATGCAAGTTTCATATACCTAACCAGGAGATCATAACTGCTCTACTGAACTGAAAACAAATTATTGTATGACTATGGCTAAGTTATATCTCCCAGTTATTACTTAAACCCAACTTAAACCCATTTtactcctctgtaaagtggggatgacaTCACTTACCTCATACAATTGCTATGAAGACTAAATATGATAATACACATAGAGCACTTAGCAGGTAGTGCCTGCATTTAATGAACACCAAGTACtagcttctatttttattttcaaatttctcagCATAttgtacaaattaaaaaaaatgctttcccaGACACTCACCTCGTTCAAAAATTAAAGGAGCATTAGGCCCAATTAGCATAGCAACGGCTCCAACTCCACCTGTAGGTCGAGCATTTCCTGTGGCGTATACAGCAATATCCCCTGCAACTACCATGGCATACCgtcctgaaaaatattttgtattatatacAAGAATGTGATCAACACTCTAAATATCATACATATAAACTGAATCTGTTATATTTTCCCAGAATATCCTTTCCCCATctttggtaaagaaaaaaaaaattctgactaAATTTTGATAGATAATTTTGTCCTACATGATAAAGATAACCAATTCATAATTCAGATAAGCTGAAAGTCATAGCTATCTTTCTGAACATGTTCAAACAAGCATAACTGGTAAGTGTGCATACGGCATTAATTAAAGGTCATTTGGGCGTTTTCACCTTCAAGGAGAGTTTCTTTGGAATAATATGTAACATACCATCCCAAGAGCTGGACTCAATCCAGTTAACAGCATTGAAGACAGCAGCTGTGCCTCCATAGCACGCATTAGTTGTGTCTATTCCTTCTATATCTGTATTCCCAGACTCTTCAAAGAGCTGCATCAAATTCGTCTTCACTGACTTTGATTTGTCGATGATTGTCTCTGTTCCAACTTCTAGCCGCCCAATGCAATCGTAAGAAAGGCTATTTCTCTCCATAAGATTCTGGACCACAGTCATGCAAAGAGAGTTGATATCTTCTCTATCTGTGCAGAAGCCCATCTTGGCCTGGCCCAGGCCAATAGTATACTTTCCAGCATCTACACCATCATATTTTTCCAACTCTGCTTGATCAACATATTGAGAAGGAAAATAGATCTCAAGGGCAACAATCCCCACATCTTTTGGCCAGCAGGCTTCTGTGTTCAAAGGAAGTGACCCAGGCATGGTGAAAgaactttagaaagaaaaacagaaaaaacattgTTGTAGATTATAGGTTG
Protein-coding regions in this window:
- the HMGCS1 gene encoding hydroxymethylglutaryl-CoA synthase, cytoplasmic, coding for MPGSLPLNTEACWPKDVGIVALEIYFPSQYVDQAELEKYDGVDAGKYTIGLGQAKMGFCTDREDINSLCMTVVQNLMERNSLSYDCIGRLEVGTETIIDKSKSVKTNLMQLFEESGNTDIEGIDTTNACYGGTAAVFNAVNWIESSSWDGRYAMVVAGDIAVYATGNARPTGGVGAVAMLIGPNAPLIFERGLRGTHMQHAYDFYKPDMLSEYPIVDGKLSIQCYLSALDRCYSVYRKKIYAQWQKEGNDRDFTLNDFGFMIFHSPYCKLVQKSVARMLLNDFLNDQNRDKNSIYSGLEAFGDVKLEDTYFDRDVEKAFMKASSELFNQKTKASLLVSNQNGNMYTSSVYGSLASVLAQYAPQQLAGKRIGVFSYGSGLAATLYSLKVTQDATPGSALDKIIASLCDLKSRLDSRTCVAPDVFAENMKLREDTHHLVSYIPQSSIDSLFEGTWYLVRVDEKHRRTYARRPSPNDDTLDEGVGLVHSSTATEHIPSPAKKVPRLPATAAEPEAAVISNGEH